The following proteins are encoded in a genomic region of Amphiura filiformis chromosome 11, Afil_fr2py, whole genome shotgun sequence:
- the LOC140164135 gene encoding uncharacterized protein → MLMERKLLLVLSLCVACFILCVMFMDSYYGYMHSYHGYVKRPKAPVPTNNNSVRFDKLRELKLNWSSVVPNVSTNQLDHQCNLQRFGPSTKPDKDVKCKRLKPLKDSCKIATELFFSEPTETCSHQKTYNICAVIKDANGTPSVTCSPSMCNSSIGLGVIDWNHGIVEWNKIHNATNLEAQIQSLVEQPPENPNFGFCFIKCIVVEREKVVIGKKEEENYVQKNATQLLLLPPQIATSNLSSSKTQNGVNINWIWLDSVSHSHFMRSMPATIKSLKNIQRQESGYVFSYNLYQSLYSHSTPNQRALFTGEVSKRGSKGGIKSELLLGRYKTGGYETYYSDDLCWKHTWGLAKYLGAGANWKKIKDALPKAGIDRIDMTLSSCEVLGGRFYYNINKAICYNGKYQEFYILSYLAELQKQLQKRGKPYFHYMETSVAHEGTGRRVQTFDEDLANYFRSLSTQENTLTVLFADHGNNYGRLFSKTSEAKVETHHPMLIIHASKNMPHVIGVDKMKALLLNQDRLVSILDLHYALHTLAPGGSINVATEHAQYNVQRMGLLAPIDVNRTCDSIPMVQPNLCICENYNTKYVVNDTRQTIVAEFALGEINNVIQSQFRAAHRDAATGFGSCQRLLATWFGNVRETTQTDAVTTQLDIHVPGGKNASQDEDSFSVTRTLYPKPTR, encoded by the exons ATGCTTATGGAGAGGAAGCTGCTCCTTGTGCTGTCCCTGTGCGTTGCTTGCTTTATCCTATGTGTTATGTTTATGGACAGTTACTATGGTTACATGCATAGCTACCATGGTTACGTGAAAAGACCAAAAGCACCAGTGCCGACCAACAATAATAGTGTTCGTTTTGATAAGTTGAGGGAGTTGAAATTGAATTGGAGTTCAGTTGTACCA AACGTTTCAACTAACCAACTTGATCATCAGTGCAATTTGCAACGTTTTGGCCCATCTACCAAGCCAGACAAAGATGTAAAATGCAAACGCCTGAAGCCATTAAAAGATTCTTGCAAGATTGCAACCGAGTTATTTTTCTCCGAACCCACAGAAACCTGTTCTCACCAAAAAACGTATAACATATGTGCGGTTATTAAG GATGCAAATGGCACGCCATCAGTAACATGTTCTCCTTCGATGTGTAACAGTTCCATTGGCTTAGGTGTCATCGATTGGAACCATGGGATTGTAGAATGGAATAAGATTCATAATGCCACTAACTTGGAGGCCCAAATCCAGAGCCTTGTGGAACAGCCACCAGAGAACCcaaattttgggttttgtttcATCAAGTGCATTGTCGTGGAAAGGGAAAAAGTTGTGATTGGCAAAAAAGAGGAGGAGAATTACGTTCAAAAGAATGCGACGCAGCTGTTACTACTCCCACCACAGATAGCCACGTCTAACTTGTCGAGTTCAAAAACACAAAATGGAGTCAACATTAATTGGATTTGGTTGGATTCAGTTTCCCATAGTCATTTTATGCGTTCTATGCCAGCTACAATTAAATCGTTAAAAAATATTCAGAGGCAAGAGTCTGGTTATGTGTTTAGCTACAACTTATACCAATCTTTGTATTCCCATTCTACGCCAAATCAGAGAGCGCTGTTCACAGGTGAAGTAAGTAAGCGAGGAAGTAAGGGAGGCATCAAAAGTGAACTGTTACTGGGAAGATATAAAACAGGGGGTTATGAGACGTATTATTCAGACGATTTATGTTGGAAACATACATGGGGTCTTGCAAAGTATCTTGGGGCTGGTGCGAATTGGAAAAAGATTAAAGACGCTCTCCCAAAAGCTGGCATTGATAGAATTGATATGACCTTATCTTCATGTGAAGTTCTAGGTGGTCGTTTCTATTATAATATCAACAAGGCAATATGTTACAACGGAAAATACCAGGAATTTTACATCTTATCGTATTTAGCTGAATTGCAAAAACAGTTACAGAAAAGAGGTAAGCCATATTTTCACTATATGGAGACGAGCGTCGCGCACGAAGGTACCGGTCGGAGGGTACAGACTTTTGATGAAGACCTTGCCAATTACTTTCGCTCATTATCAACACAGGAAAATACGTTAACAGTATTATTTGCGGATCATGGGAATAATTATGGACGATTATTCTCGAAAACAAGTGAAGCTAAAGTTGAAACGCACCATCCAATGTTAATAATACATGCCTCAAAGAACATGCCTCATGTAATTGGAGTAGATAAAATGAAGGCATTGCTACTTAACCAGGATCGGCTCGTCAGCATACTTGATCTTCATTACGCTCTCCATACACTAGCTCCAGGGGGCAGCATTAACGTGGCTACGGAGCATGCTCAGTATAATGTCCAACGCATGGGACTGCTCGCACCAATTGATGTCAATAGAACATGTGATTCAATCCCAATGGTTCAACCTAATCTATGTATATGTGAAAATTATAATACTAAATATGTTGTTAATGATACAAGGCAGACGATAGTGGCAGAGTTTGCTTTAGGAGAGATAAACAATGTAATACAAAGTCAGTTCCGAGCTGCACATCGTGATGCGGCGACTGGGTTTGGTTCATGTCAGAGACTGTTAGCAACATGGTTTGGCAACGTGCGTGAAACTACTCAGACG GACGCGGTAACCACCCAGCTAGATATTCACGTACCTGGTGGCAAGAACGCGAGTCAAGACGAAGATTCGTTCTCTGTTACCCGTACTTTATATCCAAAACCCACAAGATGA